A window of Streptomyces sp. DG1A-41 contains these coding sequences:
- a CDS encoding SpoIIE family protein phosphatase has translation MVGVSDGQSSAQAPAAARTPVGRPLLSLALASMMDEVHAHSGAVYLLARDQPVLEMAVMAGLPRAFAAPWERVGLSAPIPVADAARERELVWVGGEEEMARRYPRIAVVLPYPFALAAVPVATESTVYGAVFVTWPGGHPPELSDREREHLTAACGRLAVRLERAAEHSIPPHPETDLVASPLVGGVAGTLGTVEAARMVSRLPYGLVSLDLHGRIGFVNAAAAELLNVPVSRLLGTQLWASVPWLNDPVYEDRYRAALMSQHSASFVALRPPGEWLSFRLYPSTTGLSVRITRARAVAEMNRAAPPRDGTPTRLVTISQVLNLAGALTEAVGVQDVVQLVADEIAPAVGSQALVVLGSRANRLRVLGHRGYPDAAVVERFDGMPLTEPTPGTQVLRTGVPAFFESQEELERLYPARLATPDGFAAWAYLPLIAQGRPVGTCVLSYTEPHPFPTEERAVMTSLAGLIAQALERALLYDAKHRLAHGLQEALLPHSLPSLPGIEAAARYVPATQGMDIGGDFYDLVRTQGMAAAVIGDVQGHNVTAAGLMGQVRTAVRAYTAVGQAPEEVMRSTNRLLLDLGSDLFASCLYLRLDPAHGRAVMSRAGHPPPLLRRPDGRVRVLDLAGGPLLGIDASAVYPTTEVSFAPGALLVLYTDGLVESPGTDFEEALADLGRRLADAGDQPLDELADSLVRQEHRTDGEERLDDIALLLLRAVG, from the coding sequence GTGGTCGGCGTGTCCGACGGGCAGTCGTCCGCGCAGGCGCCGGCAGCCGCCAGGACGCCGGTCGGCCGTCCCCTGCTGTCCCTGGCGCTGGCCTCGATGATGGACGAGGTGCACGCCCACTCCGGCGCGGTGTACCTGCTGGCGCGGGACCAGCCGGTGCTGGAGATGGCGGTGATGGCGGGGCTGCCCCGGGCGTTCGCGGCGCCCTGGGAGCGGGTGGGGCTGAGCGCGCCGATCCCGGTCGCCGACGCGGCGCGCGAGCGCGAGCTGGTGTGGGTCGGCGGCGAGGAGGAGATGGCCCGCCGCTATCCGCGGATCGCCGTGGTGCTGCCCTATCCGTTCGCCCTGGCCGCGGTGCCGGTCGCCACCGAGTCCACCGTGTACGGCGCGGTGTTCGTGACCTGGCCGGGCGGGCATCCGCCGGAACTGTCCGATCGGGAGCGCGAGCATCTGACCGCGGCCTGCGGCCGGCTGGCGGTCCGGCTGGAGCGGGCCGCCGAGCACAGCATCCCGCCGCACCCCGAGACCGATCTGGTCGCCTCGCCCCTGGTGGGCGGGGTGGCCGGCACGCTCGGCACCGTCGAGGCGGCCCGGATGGTGAGCCGGCTGCCGTACGGGCTGGTCTCGCTGGATCTGCACGGGCGGATCGGCTTCGTCAACGCGGCCGCGGCCGAGCTGCTGAACGTCCCGGTCAGCCGGCTGCTCGGCACGCAGCTGTGGGCGTCGGTGCCGTGGCTCAACGACCCGGTGTACGAGGACCGTTACCGGGCCGCGCTGATGAGCCAGCACAGCGCCTCGTTCGTGGCGCTGCGCCCGCCGGGCGAGTGGCTGTCGTTCCGGTTGTATCCGAGCACGACGGGCCTCAGCGTCCGGATCACAAGGGCCCGGGCCGTGGCGGAGATGAACCGGGCCGCCCCGCCGCGCGACGGGACGCCGACCCGGCTGGTCACCATCTCGCAGGTGCTCAACCTGGCCGGTGCGCTCACCGAGGCGGTCGGGGTGCAGGACGTGGTGCAACTGGTCGCGGACGAGATCGCCCCGGCCGTGGGCAGCCAGGCCCTGGTCGTGCTGGGCTCACGGGCGAACCGGCTGAGGGTGCTCGGGCATCGCGGGTACCCGGACGCGGCCGTGGTGGAACGGTTCGACGGGATGCCGCTGACCGAGCCGACCCCCGGCACGCAGGTGCTGCGGACGGGCGTGCCCGCCTTCTTCGAGTCGCAGGAAGAGCTGGAGCGCCTCTACCCGGCGCGGCTCGCGACGCCCGACGGGTTCGCGGCCTGGGCGTATCTGCCGCTGATCGCCCAGGGCCGGCCGGTGGGGACGTGCGTGCTCTCCTACACCGAGCCGCACCCCTTCCCGACGGAGGAACGGGCGGTGATGACGAGCCTGGCCGGGCTGATCGCCCAGGCGCTGGAGCGGGCGCTGCTCTACGACGCCAAGCACCGGCTCGCGCACGGCCTCCAGGAGGCGCTGCTGCCGCACTCGCTGCCGTCGCTGCCCGGCATCGAGGCGGCCGCCCGCTATGTGCCGGCCACGCAGGGCATGGACATCGGCGGCGACTTCTACGACCTGGTGCGCACCCAGGGGATGGCGGCGGCGGTGATCGGGGACGTGCAGGGCCACAACGTCACGGCGGCCGGGCTGATGGGGCAGGTCCGCACGGCGGTGCGCGCGTACACGGCCGTGGGCCAGGCGCCCGAGGAGGTCATGCGCAGCACCAACCGGCTGCTGCTCGACCTGGGTTCCGACCTGTTCGCCAGCTGTCTGTACCTGCGTCTCGACCCGGCGCACGGCCGGGCCGTGATGTCCCGGGCGGGTCATCCGCCGCCGCTGCTGAGACGTCCGGACGGGCGGGTGCGCGTCCTCGACCTGGCCGGCGGTCCGCTGCTGGGCATCGACGCCTCCGCGGTGTACCCGACGACGGAGGTCTCCTTCGCCCCCGGCGCCCTGCTCGTCCTCTACACCGACGGGCTGGTCGAGTCCCCCGGCACCGACTTCGAGGAGGCCCTCGCGGACCTGGGCCGCCGCCTGGCCGACGCCGGGGACCAGCCGCTGGACGAGCTGGCCGACAGCCTCGTTCGCCAGGAGCACCGCACGGACGGGGAGGAACGGCTCGACGACATCGCCCTGTTGCTGCTCAGGGCGGTCGGGTAG